In Naumovozyma dairenensis CBS 421 chromosome 2, complete genome, the following are encoded in one genomic region:
- the MHF1 gene encoding Mhf1p (similar to Saccharomyces cerevisiae YOL086W-A; ancestral locus Anc_3.116), with translation MDQQKQTERLKAELWCAVDKQVKELVPSLNVKGNITYSPKFINALMSLTYLQLTDIGTDLELFANHAGRGTITRDDLMLLLRKTPLLQEMVSNLNMNSLEQ, from the coding sequence ATGGATCAACAGAAACAAACTGAACGCCTGAAAGCCGAGCTTTGGTGCGCTGTGGATAAACAAGTGAAGGAACTTGTACCGTCATTAAATGTTAAAGGGAATATCACGTATAGTCCTAAGTTCATTAATGCCCTAATGTCGTTAACTTATTTACAATTGACAGATATTGGTACTGATTTAGAATTGTTTGCTAATCATGCGGGCAGGGGAACCATTACGCGGGACGAtttaatgttattattaaggaAGACACCATTACTACAAGAAATGGTGTCAAACTTGAATATGAACTCGTTGGAACAATAG
- the DUF1 gene encoding Duf1p (similar to Saccharomyces cerevisiae YOL087C; ancestral locus Anc_3.115), giving the protein MKQLTVSYGLISPQTDTEHKNSHILPISKIYTCPDLNLFLTGGRDGSIIINANDKEQGKTKKRLQVHSDWVTDLVRIPGTTKFISVSHDFSIVLFEIFYNGDPDSWNMKIVGSHDDYIKCIVPLLSMSNDDSEFWFATAGLDKKIKIWKLFGFEFSEISLIHVFDNANTQDDTGSIYTMVSVQNDTSNLPFDLVVGDADGNIVLYSCQDKIEVKRLKHVHSTNIKVIKLLENSTKLLTTASDGIINLWDLVPSVRNVNAENVYKPTRIGSWKWDCSIWCIEGSSLYDIVIGDSMGRISKLDFDLIQNDDILNVYHKEVKFTSYFNPGQYKRSDTNGKTITKNIESNGEQSSTDQKKKKKVHGGVLDMKFIDQDTLLFSFCDDSNLNSLNLRVNKLTINKGGFALTRSSLLTNRRHVITENTKGEVQRWDIVSCELLNTFPSNEGSFDDIVIRFTSKEILSHWCTVSVKVGVLFVKINEKFLSTEIYGSALEKYEIINDIEINAEQRYNLGKIVINSLFNEFLNYEAQKDEIVRKRILTKKKSIHHHQKDTAKNSKNSIGKHRNNVFSKLNSSASNLADSYDSSFASVPGTPLVRNLENKGMDISISNTDQFLLKPPGSAPPLTTNPLESVDPLDIVQPSPMDRSASSSHYNMLSRRFKSFRENNSKQNLIGVNTPEENMSDIDGGFVTSENSKDVSTEPLLWNQESSTENGVDKNVSNFALGPINTNLEKLRNEESSRMNSISSINSPMMSSIAVTNAGKKEDFMSDLLDEIHNAYIQEYNNSNSSSLKILSKKSLESKIEKDLTCPLIQVKSGSLILVHCWNDGSCGGRVLFSTYLPPSRSPHKHKIGEGNSSTNYDDDRANDSKDHSSDLGDSALVDSSRVFKDDVLLEEDEFEHDEYGTGIRKRQIFEQFERNLPYWFAKTLFKNVKIVEIEQPKVNFIIAPWVGNREEALNGTSTDSKGNSNDTQFHYRLKFGKSKEQTLASTDLPKVSDANAKLIAPGMIKVKKIKLYVIDRFDGKTPEMKAKQDPSIWLELLCRDQVLDNDMTLSTVRTLYWKSQGEIIINFRRKPNTI; this is encoded by the coding sequence atgaagcAATTGACTGTAAGTTATGGTCTAATCTCTCCACAAACCGATACAGAACATAAAAACTCCCATATTTTACCAATTAGTAAAATTTATACATGTCctgatttgaatttattccTCACAGGTGGTAGAGATGGTTCCATTATCATAAATgctaatgataaagaacaagggaaaacaaagaaaaggTTACAAGTTCATAGTGACTGGGTTACTGATTTGGTAAGAATTCCTGGAACTACAAAATTCATTAGTGTTAGTcatgatttttcaattgttttatttGAGATTTTCTATAATGGAGACCCTGATTCATGGAATATGAAAATTGTTGGTAGTCATGATGATTATATTAAATGTATCGTGCCACTATTATCTATGTCCAATGATGATTCAGAATTTTGGTTCGCCACTGCTGGTCTGGacaagaaaattaaaatatggAAATTATTCGGATTTGAATTCTCTGAAATCTCATTAATTCACGTTTTTGATAATGCAAATACACAAGATGATACAGGGTCTATTTATACAATGGTATCCGTTCAAAACGATACTTCTAATCTACCATTTGATCTGGTCGTTGGCGATGCAGATGGGAATATCGTATTGTATTCATGTCAAGATAAAATTGAAGTCAAGAGATTGAAACACGTTCATTCTACAAATATTAAAGTAATTAAATTACTAGAAAATTCGACAAAATTGCTTACAACTGCATCCGATGGTATAATTAACTTATGGGATCTGGTACCTTCTGTACGAAACGTAAATGCAGAAAATGTTTATAAACCAACAAGAATCGGATCATGGAAATGGGATTGTTCAATTTGGTGTATTGAAGGTTCCTCATTATATGATATAGTTATAGGTGATTCAATGGGAAGAATCTCTAAGTTAGACTTTGATTTAATTCAGAATGACGATATATTGAACGTTTATCATAAAGAGGTGAAATTTACTTCTTATTTTAATCCAGGACAGTACAAACGATCTGATACAAATGGTAAGACAATCACTAAGAATATAGAATCTAACGGTGAGCAATCTTCAACCgatcaaaagaagaagaaaaaggtaCATGGTGGGGTATTGGACatgaaatttattgatcAAGATACTTtacttttttcattttgtgATGACTCAAATTTGAACTCTTTGAATCTACGGGTAAATAAATTGACGATAAATAAAGGCGGTTTTGCGTTGACAAGAAGTTCATTGTTAACTAACAGAAGACATGTGATAACAGAAAATACCAAAGGTGAAGTTCAAAGATGGGATATCGTCTCTTGTGAGTTGTTAAATACGTTTCCATCCAATGAGGGatcatttgatgatataGTGATTCGATTCACCTCCaaagaaattttatcaCATTGGTGTACAGTCTCCGTTAAAGTGGGTGTTTTATTTGTCAAgatcaatgaaaaattcttgaGCACAGAAATTTATGGTTCAGCTTTAGAAAAATACGAAATAATTAATGACATTGAAATAAATGCGGAACAACGATATAACCTGGGAAAAATTGTTATCAACTcattattcaatgaatttctaaattatgAGGCTCAAAAGGATGAAATAGTAAGAAAGAGGATCCttacaaaaaagaaaagcaTCCATCACCATCAGAAGGATACAGCGAAAAATAGTAAAAATTCCATAGGTAAGCACAGAAACAAtgtattttcaaaattgaacTCTTCAGCATCCAACTTGGCTGATAGTTACGATTCCTCATTTGCCTCAGTACCAGGAACTCCCCTAGTACGGAATCTGGAAAATAAAGGTATGGATATTTCTATATCAAATACAGATcaatttttattgaaacCTCCAGGTTCGGCACCTCCACTTACAACGAATCCGCTTGAATCAGTTGATCCTCTCGATATAGTTCAGCCCTCTCCAATGGATAGATCAGCAAGCAGTAGTCATTATAATATGTTATCTAGAAgattcaaatcatttaGAGAGAACAATTCCAAGCAAAACCTCATTGGCGTGAATACACCTGAGGAAAATATGTCTGATATTGATGGCGGATTTGTCACTTCAGAGAATAGTAAAGATGTTTCTACTGAGCCATTGTTGTGGAACCAAGAGAGTTCAACTGAAAATGGTGTTGATAAGAATGTCAGCAATTTCGCATTGGGGCCAATCAATACGAACTTAGAGAAATTGAGAAACGAAGAATCTTCAAGGatgaattcaatttcaagTATAAACTCACCAATGATGTCTTCAATAGCTGTCACAAATGCTGGAAAGAAGGAGGATTTCATGTCTGATTTATTGGATGAAATTCATAATGCCTATATTCAGGAGTAtaacaatagtaatagttcatcattaaaaatattatcgAAGAAAAGTCTagaatcaaaaattgaaaaggatCTCACATGTCCATTAATTCAAGTAAAATCTGGGTCTCTGATACTAGTTCATTGTTGGAACGATGGATCCTGTGGAGGAAGAGTTTTGTTCTCAACATATTTACCTCCTTCAAGATCTCCTCATAAACATAAGATTGGAGAAGGCAACAGTAGCACCAACTATGACGACGACAGAGCCAATGATTCAAAAGATCATAGCTCTGATTTAGGTGATAGTGCGCTTGTAGATTCGTCAAGAGTTTTCAAGGACGACGTATTATTGGAAGAAGATGAGTTCGAACATGATGAATATGGCACTGGAATTAGAAAGCGTCAAATATTTGAACAGTTTGAAAGGAATCTACCTTATTGGTTTGCAAAGacattattcaaaaatgtTAAGATTGTTGAAATTGAACAACCAAAGGTTAACTTTATTATAGCTCCATGGGTTGGTAATCGTGAAGAAGCTTTAAACGGTACATCTACTGACAGCAAAGGAAACTCTAACGATACTCAATTCCATTATAGGTTAAAGTTTGGAAAAAGTAAAGAGCAAACCCTAGCCAGTACGGATCTACCAAAAGTTTCGGACGCGAATGCTAAACTAATTGCTCCAGGGATGATCAAAGtgaaaaagataaaactTTATGTAATTGATCGATTTGATGGGAAAACCCCCGAAATGAAAGCTAAACAAGATCCGAGTATATGGTTGGAATTGCTCTGTAGAGACCAGGTTTTAGACAATGATATGACTTTGAGTACAGTTAGGACTTTGTATTGGAAATCGCAAGGTGagattataataaatttcaGAAGAAAACCCAACACAATATAG
- the YIP4 gene encoding Yip4p (similar to Saccharomyces cerevisiae YIP4 (YGL198W); ancestral locus Anc_8.158), giving the protein MAAEDSIIEPDVIEPDTTTNHGSTGPSPSSIANANGTANPFASPSDPIKRGTLDESVLTTLKRDVSEINSRLKQVVYPHFPTRTLLPTSEPGNSIESNVDISGHSDLWAPLTFIILYSLCVSHAKSLFSSIFVSCWFILLVMALHLRLTKPYDNISLISYISLSGYCLFPQVINAFLSQVILPLFLKANYNTWIIRVLTILKLLFLAVCLKWSVTAITLVTKCKDAVQIFPLGLCFLGFGWLSTML; this is encoded by the coding sequence ATGGCAGCAGAGGATTCCATCATTGAGCCGGATGTAATTGAACCAGATACAACAACTAATCATGGTAGCACTGGACCAAGTCCATCGTCTATTGCTAATGCTAACGGCACTGCAAATCCTTTTGCCTCTCCATCTGATCCCATAAAGAGAGGGACTCTAGATGAATCAGTATTAACGACATTGAAGAGAGATGTATCTGAGATAAATTCAAGGTTAAAGCAAGTGGTTTACCCACATTTCCCTACGAGAACTTTATTACCAACCTCTGAACCGGGCAATTCCATTGAAAGTAATGTTGATATATCAGGTCATAGTGATCTTTGGGCACCATTGACTTTTATTATACTTTATTCTCTTTGTGTATCACATGCAAAGTCCTTATTCTCAAGTATTTTCGTCTCATGTTGGTTCATATTATTGGTGATGGCTTTACATTTAAGATTAACAAAACCGTATGATAATATATCGTTAATTTCATACATTTCGTTATCAGGGTACTGTCTTTTCCCGCAAGTGATCAATGCGTTTCTTTCACAAGTCATCTTGCCTCTATTTTTGAAAGCCAATTATAATACATGGATAATTAGAGTATTGACCATTCTGaaacttttatttttggcAGTATGTCTGAAATGGTCTGTTACAGCTATTACGTTGGTTACTAAATGTAAGGATGCTGTTCAAATATTCCCTCTAGGACTATGTTTTCTAGGATTTGGATGGTTATCTACAATGCTATAG
- the MDS3 gene encoding Mds3p (similar to Saccharomyces cerevisiae PMD1 (YER132C) and MDS3 (YGL197W); ancestral locus Anc_8.157), translating into MPLLQPSTCTCYPLQLPTLTSNQKLLDEPTKKRISLECRTGAATILARSNIFVHGGLTIPLNLEGQINSLQLQKELILYFSKEKNNGISFENLNQWISSETFFLDLISRTWYRVETTLQKVDDNESNNNNNDDSNDNGNNIQKNIKSDNDNNDNNNDTNDVDDDDNDGNETYSEVGSTHIIIESQLKERLFHSICYSKSCLYIFGGLIVSPQNGYELIATNELWKLDLRTKTWILLSKDPRIARRFNHTMHVKNENNDKRDTKLVIVGGLNNLDQPIHKIDIFNITQNCWQSDSIPKDPLDVRSNIDGVDVSLNDDVNFTVLVDNNEAKIPALAYYSPNFQNVTSDTEDNLEGQGTIDSSGTENFSSPIVILPLITEAKGIRMDYNEAQTGSLLKRPFNLQYPTGDYFGYSIIIGGFYSGTNALDFYCFVYDIPSGKWTRLGIYCPDCDEYTHRFWKIFVWKSHHQAIMLGTKNDDSCSPTVQRFDYLSTFGLPIINVYNKALQPGLRNLLATPLPSSTKENETTEFNDDDQPFRKLSFTFSATSQFESYIHYIAPPLDKNIIKSVFPPYAMVLGKDALEIFGKPLSDFEFITSEGDSIGIPLYLLRRRWGRYFDMLLSRSYAQVCADYETTGNQSTLIKISSRNSKSGSKDFQTESRLSSSGSLENYFNRSSVQWPYTRKSSILGPTTNNLGTAGTKNTGTSEPSHISKGETPSKGTSTTETTAEEPRNYYRKEEDDDPISSYALTKNPTTESRYSQATTGSTTSSSGGMVFRVPFQEKNGTSSAQLRTQGYSSNDYEANPQKRRSSLLGIPDRDMLKVLSSDAHRRSSHPTLSYIERRNSSTVPQQSPLRVPTSTRSSISYVSSSSDRMGNPMNQSRAGSFTESPVLGVLNINLPPQASIPIDPLPPIPGHESKLPNGRRNNSIGDYFRNSNFPTRRNSLRRASTPDLVRPSDSLDASIDRQLLDEENEDERDSSSQRKSSFFPPRFGSGSKSIDTSRNSITDERGRLSVTSCTDSLNSRSSNVTLEVEPLLTPRSLYMPWPTATVRAFAEFFYTGQVNNKWMLAPVVLDLLVMAKIYEFPLLYNLVAEVLYSIVGRKEENLAVTCKALKETFENKVLIYCEGNSEKTKLFLRKNENFKELLRLKRCLENLDNGYFDIDLVRNASRTHSTSTFESNAADYLDKIMNRDSGISSSINYVPTAFAGGPRDSHNSVGSLGFPPSLNIQPGRQSVSGYAQRPKNKSSLSKEIDPTSFPEFNTNIGPLSGGFRKESAVDPKSNIPDYLNITDDISLSTTSSSSSSSSDYDDATEQESSTENKGPKIDSTKDSEMNSGEKETISRESNQLKDNFPKETRSDSDDYDSGLAMLSLNKMRRKVKKGEDHDDSIDPLFKTNNNTNIQSPKKNYGTFARYGSSLGSKAFRGEEPENDFSMLTLENLASRNSLPPVDYIIKSIYKTVVLVNDIRLMVRCLDCVEISKGLKVLKKKFSQEIQAIDKDIAAKNVTATTVAKENKEVPT; encoded by the coding sequence ATGCCCTTGCTTCAACCATCAACATGCACATGTTATCCTCTGCAATTACCAACACTGACTTCAAATCAGAAATTACTAGATGAACcaacaaagaaaagaatatctTTAGAATGCCGTACTGGTGCAGCTACAATCTTAGCAAGATCAAATATATTCGTTCATGGTGGGCTAACGATTCCTTTGAATTTAGAGGGTCAGattaattctttacaattacaaaaggaACTCATTTTGTATTTCTCAAaggagaaaaataatgggatttcttttgaaaatttgaatcaatGGATTAGTTCAGAGACCTTCTTCCTTGATCTCATATCAAGAACTTGGTATAGAGTAGAGACTACCCTTCAAAAAGtagatgataatgaaagtaataacaacaataacgacgattctaatgataacggcaataatattcaaaaaaacataaaaagtgataatgataataatgacaataataatgatacaaaTGACGTAGACGACGATGACAATGATGGAAATGAAACTTATAGTGAAGTAGGTAGTACgcatattattatagaatcacaattgaaagaacgattgtttcattcaatttgCTATTCCAAATcatgtttatatatatttggtGGCTTAATTGTTTCTCCACAGAATGGATATGAACTTATTGcaacaaatgaattatGGAAATTGGATTTAAGAACAAAGACATGGATATTATTGAGTAAAGATCCTAGAATAGCAAGGAGATTCAATCATACCATGCAtgttaaaaatgaaaacaatgaTAAAAGAGATACTAAACTAGTTATCGTCGGTGGCTTAAACAACCTGGATCAACCCATTCATAAAATtgatatcttcaatataaCTCAGAATTGCTGGCAATCCGATAGTATTCCGAAAGATCCATTAGACGTTCGTTCGAACATTGATGGTGTAGATGTTTCcttaaatgatgatgtaAATTTCACTGTTCTGGTCGATAATAACGAGGCAAAGATACCTGCACTAGCATATTATTCACCGAATTTCCAGAATGTCACCTCTGATACCGAAGACAATCTTGAGGGACAGGGAACAATAGATTCGTCTGGAACAGAAAACTTTAGCTCCCCTATTGTCATTTTACCATTGATTACAGAGGCAAAGGGTATACGAATGGATTACAATGAAGCACAAACAGGTTCTCTACTCAAACGGCCATTTAATTTACAATATCCCACGGGGGATTATTTTGGatatagtattattataggTGGATTTTATTCCGGAACTAACGCATTGgatttttattgttttgtttACGATATACCATCAGGTAAATGGACTAGACTAGGGATCTATTGTCCTGACTGTGACGAATATACCCATCGATTTTGGAAGATTTTCGTCTGGAAATCACATCATCAAGCCATAATGTTGGGGACAAAGAATGACGATTCCTGTTCACCGACAGTTCAGAGATTTGATTACTTGTCCACTTTTGGTCTTCCAATTATCAACGTTTATAATAAAGCATTGCAGCCCGGTTTGCGAAATCTATTGGCAACGCCCTTACCCTCATCAACCAAAGAGAATGAAACGACAGAGTTTAACGATGATGATCAACCTTTCAGAAAGTTAAGTTTTACATTTAGTGCCACTTCTCAATTCGAAAGctatattcattatattgCTCCTCCTTTAGATAAAAACATAATAAAGTCAGTCTTTCCACCCTATGCTATGGTTTTAGGGAAAGATGCTTTAGAGATTTTTGGGAAACCTTTATCcgattttgaatttattacttCTGAAGGGGACTCGATAGGTATACCTTTATATCTActtagaagaagatgggGTCGTTATTTTGATATGCTTCTATCCCGAAGTTATGCCCAGGTATGTGCAGACTACGAAACTACTGGCAACCAGTCAACTCTAATTAAGATCTCATCAAGGAATTCAAAATCAGGCTCGAAAGATTTCCAAACAGAATCAAgattatcttcttctggaTCCTTAGAGAATTATTTTAACCGTTCATCGGTTCAATGGCCATATACAAGGAAATCAAGTATTTTAGGGccaacaacaaacaatcTTGGAACCGCGGGTACCAAGAATACCGGAACTTCCGAACCATCACATATATCTAAAGGTGAGACACCTTCCAAGGGTACCTCAACTACAGAAACCACAGCGGAGGAACCCCGAAATTATTATCGAAAGGAGGAGGACGATGATCCCATATCCTCATATGCATTGACCAAAAATCCAACTACCGAATCACGTTACTCACAAGCAACTACTGGGTCTACAACAAGTTCATCTGGTGGTATGGTTTTTAGAGTTCCtttccaagaaaaaaacGGAACGAGCTCAGCCCAGCTAAGAACTCAAGGATACTCTTCAAATGATTATGAAGCCAATCCACAAAAGAGGAGATCATCACTTCTAGGTATCCCTGATAGAGATATGTTGAAAGTTTTATCATCAGACGCCCATCGTCGTTCATCACACCCTACATTATCTTACATAGAGAGAAGAAACAGTTCAACAGTTCCACAACAATCACCACTGAGAGTACCTACAAGTACACGTAGTTCTATTTCTTATGTTAGTTCTTCTTCGGATAGAATGGGTAATCCTATGAATCAAAGCAGGGCAGGAAGTTTTACCGAATCTCCTGTCCTTGGCGTCCTAAATATTAATTTACCGCCTCAAGCAAGTATTCCAATAGATCCATTACCACCAATTCCCGGTCATGAAAGCAAATTGCCTAATGGCAGACGTAATAATTCAATCGGAGACTACTTTAGAAACAGTAATTTCccaacaagaagaaattctCTTAGACGTGCAAGTACACCAGATCTAGTTCGTCCATCAGATAGTCTAGATGCTTCCATAGATAGACAATTgttagatgaagaaaatgaggATGAGAGAGATTCTTCCTCACAAAGAAAATCTTCATTCTTTCCTCCAAGGTTTGGCAGTGGTTCCAAGTCTATTGATACATcaagaaattcaattacAGATGAAAGAGGAAGATTATCTGTCACATCATGTACAGACAGCTTAAATAGCAGATCATCTAATGTTACCTTAGAAGTTGAACCTTTATTGACTCCGAGATCGTTGTATATGCCATGGCCAACAGCTACTGTAAGAGCATTTGCTGAATTCTTCTATACTGGTCAAGTCAACAATAAATGGATGCTCGCACCAGTTGTTTTGGATTTGTTGGTAATGGCCAAAATTTATGAGTTTCCATTACTTTATAATTTGGTGGCGGAAGTACTATATTCAATAGTGGGTaggaaagaagaaaatttggCAGTTACTTGTAAAGCCTTGAAAGAAACgtttgaaaataaagttCTTATATACTGTGAAGGGAACTCTGAGAAAACGAAACTATTCCTTaggaaaaatgaaaattttaaaGAGCTGTTAAGGCTGAAAAGATGTTTAGAAAATTTAGATAATGGATATTTTGACATTGATCTGGTAAGAAACGCATCTAGAACCCATTCTACAAGTACTTTCGAAAGCAATGCCGCTGATTATTTGGATAAAATTATGAATAGAGATAGCGGGATCAGTAGTTCTATAAATTACGTACCTACAGCATTCGCTGGAGGTCCAAGGGATAGTCATAATTCTGTTGGTTCGCTAGGGTTTCCTCCGTCATTAAATATACAGCCTGGTAGACAGTCCGTCTCTGGTTACGCTCAAAGaccaaaaaataaatccaGTCTaagtaaagaaattgatccTACGTCGTTTCCAGAATTTAATACGAATATTGGTCCCCTATCTGGGGGGTTCAGAAAAGAGAGCGCAGTAGACCCAAAGTCAAATATACCTGACTATTTGAATATCACTGACGACATTTCCTTAAGCACAACCAGCAGTAGTAGCAGTAGTAGTAGCGATTATGACGACGCTACTGAGCAGGAAAGTTCCACAGAAAATAAAGGACCAAAGATTGATTCTACTAAAGATAGTGAAATGAACTCAGGTGAGAAAGAGACTATTTCTAGGGAGAGTAACCAACTAAAAGATAACTTTCCCAAAGAAACACGATCTGATTCAGATGATTACGACTCCGGATTAGCAATGTTgtctttgaataaaatgAGAAGAAAGGTTAAAAAGGGAGAAGACCATGATGATTCCATTGATCCCTTATTCAagacaaataataatacaaatattcaaagtcccaagaaaaattatggTACATTTGCGAGATACGGGTCAAGTTTAGGCAGTAAAGCGTTTAGAGGAGAAGAACctgaaaatgatttcaGTATGCTAACTTTGGAGAATTTAGCTAGTCGAAACTCATTGCCACCAGTggattatattattaaatcgATATATAAGACAGTTGTTTTGGTGAACGATATAAGATTGATGGTAAGGTGTTTAGACTGTGTGGAAATTTCTAAAGGATTAAAagttttgaagaagaaatttaGTCAAGAAATCCAGGCAATCGACAAAGATATTGCCGCAAAAAACGTGACAGCAACTACTGTAGCAAAGGAGAATAAGGAAGTGCCAACGTAA
- the ADH1 gene encoding alcohol dehydrogenase ADH1 (similar to Saccharomyces cerevisiae ADH5 (YBR145W) and ADH1 (YOL086C); ancestral locus Anc_3.118) gives MILYLISVILLVILLLITNLKNFIIRKLKFKNLKQMTKSSELLPRYNDIQNSSGSQNISTLSLNEIDTYPETHYQLKIKIIYINNRYTIARIISKRIGVHPIWEINDLIILSINNLKLKLDENFNFTNTTNVLFRIPFNSISLSHNHDYLVKLLTVLNVNAIGWNHALNQPRSQLRPGKWVLIPALTDNVDNITSALVGVRLAALRGLRVALVLFHDVLSNHVANTDDLKEKFLEAGGELFLTGEEDWVFQTMDATDGEGVHSIVVDCNEFQTGKDAIESMIIDCLVVSRKNGTLILTGQESQDLKPHDLKCISDVFTQVTKSVSIIGSNEGTRFDVRQVSGFVGRKLFQLPITVIQAGTTEAVNPTALKVNEIIHINE, from the coding sequence ATGATTCTTTACTTAATTTCAGTAATACTACTAGTAATTCTTCTCTTAATaacaaatttgaaaaatttcataatACGGAAACTAAAGTTCAAAAATCTGAAACAAATGACAAAATCCTCAGAATTACTTCCAAGATATAATGACATTCAAAACAGTAGTGGATcacaaaatatatcaacattatcattaaatgaaattgataccTATCCAGAAACACACTACCAAttaaaaatcaaaataatttacatAAATAACAGATACACTATCGCAAGAATCATCTCTAAGAGAATTGGTGTTCATCCCATTTGGgaaataaatgatttaatcATTTTATCGatcaataatttgaaattgaagcTTGATGagaattttaattttactAATACAACAAATGTTCTATTCAGAATCCCCTTCAATTCAATCTCATTATCACATAATCACGATTATTTagttaaattattaactgTGTTGAATGTTAACGCTATTGGTTGGAATCATGCTCTCAATCAACCTCGTTCTCAATTGAGACCGGGCAAATGGGTTCTAATCCCTGCCTTAACTGACAACGTTGATAATATCACCTCTGCACTAGTTGGAGTCCGCTTGGCTGCCCTAAGAGGGTTAAGAGTTGCCTTGGTATTATTTCATGATGTCCTGAGTAACCATGTTGCCAATACAgatgatttgaaagagaaatttCTAGAAGCTGGTGGTGAACTATTTCTAACTGGTGAAGAAGATTGGGTATTCCAGACTATGGATGCCACTGATGGAGAAGGTGTTCACagtattgttgttgattgTAATGAATTCCAAACCGGAAAGGATGCAATTGAGAGTATGATAATTGATTGTTTGGTAGTCTCAAGGAAAAATGGAACTTTGATTCTAACTGGTCAAGAATCTCAAGATTTGAAACCTCATGACTTGAAATGTATTTCTGATGTGTTTACTCAAGTAACTAAATCAGTTTCCATTATCGGATCTAATGAAGGAACTAGATTTGATGTTAGACAAGTTTCGGGTTTCGTTGGTAGAAAATTATTCCAACTGCCTATCACAGTGATCCAGGCAGGCACGACAGAAGCTGTCAATCCAACGGCATTAAAGGTTAACGAGATCATTCATATTAATGAGTGA